In Anseongella ginsenosidimutans, one genomic interval encodes:
- a CDS encoding DMT family transporter, with translation METKNTTSGWINGFIGVLIFSGSLPATRVAVLALPPFFLTVARASIAGLLALCFLWIFREKRPAGKQLFSLAVVALGVVAGFPLLSALALQHITSAHSIVFLGMLPLTTAIFGVIRGGERPGPVFWIFSATGSLLVIAYAVAQGLSVAPAGNIYMLLAIILCALGYAEGARLSKALGGWQVISWALVLSLPFMAPLAFFLLPSSLAAVSVSAWIGLAYVSLFSMFIGFIFWYRGLAQGGIAAVGQLQLLQPFFGLALAATLLGEQVSIGMLGITLGVILCVAGSKKFAASGT, from the coding sequence ATGGAAACGAAAAATACCACCAGCGGTTGGATCAATGGGTTCATAGGTGTACTGATATTTAGCGGGTCACTTCCCGCAACAAGGGTCGCTGTCCTGGCCTTGCCGCCATTTTTTTTAACCGTGGCCCGGGCGAGCATTGCAGGCCTTCTTGCACTTTGTTTCCTGTGGATTTTCAGGGAAAAACGCCCTGCGGGAAAACAGCTTTTTTCTTTGGCGGTAGTGGCGCTGGGCGTGGTAGCTGGTTTTCCCCTGCTTAGTGCGTTGGCATTGCAGCACATTACTTCGGCCCATTCCATTGTTTTCCTTGGGATGCTGCCGCTTACAACCGCTATATTCGGTGTAATCCGCGGAGGGGAGCGCCCCGGCCCGGTATTCTGGATATTTTCCGCAACAGGAAGCTTGCTTGTCATCGCTTATGCGGTTGCCCAGGGCCTTTCCGTGGCTCCCGCTGGTAATATCTATATGTTGCTGGCAATTATATTATGCGCCCTGGGTTATGCAGAAGGCGCCAGGCTTTCAAAGGCGCTCGGAGGCTGGCAGGTAATTTCCTGGGCGCTCGTCTTGTCATTGCCGTTTATGGCGCCTTTGGCCTTCTTCCTGCTGCCATCCTCGCTCGCAGCAGTTAGCGTATCCGCCTGGATAGGGCTTGCTTATGTTTCCCTGTTCAGTATGTTTATCGGCTTCATTTTTTGGTACCGGGGATTAGCCCAGGGTGGTATCGCAGCGGTAGGCCAGCTGCAACTCCTTCAACCGTTTTTCGGATTGGCCTTAGCCGCCACCTTACTGGGGGAACAAGTAAGTATTGGCATGCTGGGTATTACCCTTGGCGTTATTCTTTGCGTTGCCGGTTCAAAGAAGTTTGCCGCCAGCGGCACCTGA
- a CDS encoding VOC family protein encodes MTAIHSENKLKHEQVQYLEFLSRDLARAKTFYTKAFGWKFTDYGPGYTAFEGEYVDGGFTTGDPVKGSILVILYSNDIEATKNKVIEAGGVIVKDTFAFLGGKRFHFADQDGYELAVWSE; translated from the coding sequence ATGACCGCAATTCATTCAGAAAACAAGTTAAAGCACGAGCAGGTACAATACCTCGAATTCCTCTCAAGGGATCTTGCAAGGGCCAAAACCTTTTACACGAAAGCCTTTGGCTGGAAATTTACCGACTACGGCCCCGGCTACACGGCTTTTGAAGGCGAGTATGTTGACGGAGGTTTCACTACAGGAGACCCGGTCAAGGGAAGCATCCTGGTTATTCTCTATTCAAACGACATTGAAGCAACAAAAAACAAAGTAATAGAAGCCGGTGGCGTCATCGTAAAGGATACCTTCGCATTCCTTGGCGGCAAACGCTTCCATTTTGCAGATCAGGACGGCTATGAACTGGCCGTTTGGTCAGAATAG
- a CDS encoding ABC-F family ATP-binding cassette domain-containing protein, with protein MSVTIKSLSYLHPDRETLFENLDFTIPKGGKVALVGNNGTGKSTLLQVIAGWLPPSAGQVILSEKAYYVPQHLGQYDHLSVAEALMVERKLNALRAILEGDAAAGNFADLEDDWEIGERVQAALLFWRLEHLDLWQRMKSLSGGEKTKVFLAGLLVHAPGVILLDEPSNHMDASSRDLLYDFIGKSKATILVVSHDKALLSPPDSTLELSAAGVELFGGNYDFYREQKESKLNALQSQLDEQAKMLKQAKQKARDMTAQRQKMEAKGKSLSKSHSLPRIVAGNLKRKAEQSTARLQGAHQEKVHDIADSLRQTRLQIRQSQALRINLKESGLHQGKVLVDARKIGFSYEKKNLWPPLSFQVRSGDRIRIEGENGSGKTTLLQLIMGRFQPAIGEIFKAEFSYLYLDQDYTLIDEQLSLFEQVQKYNTGNLEEHDLKSLLHYSQFSPEVWDRKCAGLSGGEKMKLTLCCLGISNNMPDMLILDEPTNNLDIQSLEVLTLAIKDYKGTLLVISHDRNFIEQIGISANIALDKISR; from the coding sequence ATGAGCGTCACGATCAAATCGCTTAGCTATTTGCATCCCGACAGGGAAACTTTGTTCGAAAATCTGGATTTTACTATTCCAAAAGGGGGTAAGGTTGCGTTAGTCGGTAATAACGGCACAGGAAAATCAACTCTTTTACAGGTCATCGCCGGATGGCTTCCTCCTTCGGCCGGGCAAGTTATTCTTTCCGAAAAGGCTTATTACGTGCCGCAGCACCTGGGGCAATACGATCATCTTTCCGTAGCTGAAGCGTTAATGGTGGAAAGAAAATTGAACGCTTTGCGGGCTATATTGGAAGGTGATGCCGCCGCCGGCAATTTTGCCGATCTGGAGGATGACTGGGAAATAGGAGAGAGGGTTCAGGCTGCGCTTTTATTTTGGCGTCTTGAACACCTTGATTTATGGCAAAGGATGAAAAGCCTCAGCGGGGGTGAGAAAACCAAGGTCTTCCTGGCCGGTTTGCTGGTCCACGCTCCGGGAGTCATCCTGCTGGACGAACCATCCAATCACATGGACGCATCAAGCCGCGACTTGCTTTATGATTTTATCGGGAAAAGCAAGGCAACGATATTGGTGGTCAGTCACGACAAGGCGCTGTTAAGCCCGCCGGACAGCACCCTTGAGCTGAGCGCGGCCGGCGTCGAATTGTTTGGCGGTAATTATGACTTTTACAGGGAGCAAAAGGAAAGCAAGTTGAATGCCCTTCAGTCTCAATTGGATGAACAAGCTAAAATGCTTAAACAGGCGAAGCAAAAAGCCCGGGATATGACGGCGCAAAGACAGAAAATGGAGGCGAAGGGGAAATCCCTGAGCAAAAGTCATTCACTGCCGCGTATCGTGGCCGGAAATCTTAAAAGAAAAGCCGAACAGAGTACAGCCAGGCTGCAGGGTGCCCACCAGGAGAAAGTGCATGATATTGCCGATAGCCTCCGGCAGACCAGGTTACAGATCCGCCAATCCCAGGCGCTAAGGATCAATCTAAAGGAATCCGGCCTCCATCAGGGAAAAGTCCTGGTTGATGCGAGGAAGATCGGTTTTTCTTACGAGAAAAAGAACCTTTGGCCGCCGCTCTCCTTCCAGGTCCGGTCTGGCGACAGGATAAGGATCGAAGGCGAAAACGGCTCTGGTAAAACGACGCTCCTTCAACTCATAATGGGCCGCTTTCAGCCTGCTATTGGGGAGATATTTAAGGCGGAATTCAGCTATTTATACCTGGACCAGGACTATACGCTGATTGATGAACAACTGAGCCTGTTTGAGCAGGTTCAAAAATATAATACCGGCAACCTGGAGGAACATGATTTGAAATCGCTGCTGCATTATTCCCAGTTTTCACCGGAAGTATGGGACAGGAAGTGCGCCGGCTTAAGCGGCGGAGAAAAAATGAAACTGACGCTTTGCTGTTTAGGGATCAGTAATAACATGCCCGATATGCTCATACTGGACGAACCAACGAATAACCTGGATATCCAGAGCCTGGAGGTGTTAACCCTGGCGATAAAAGATTATAAGGGTACACTGCTGGTAATTTCGCATGACAGGAACTTCATTGAACAGATCGGGATCAGCGCAAATATTGCGCTTGATAAGATATCCCGTTAG
- a CDS encoding DEAD/DEAH box helicase, which produces MDHVYTIPGFDISALNEIFVQRHSGESLPVEQKGFRDLNIESIGINSALFSHLEEAGSIETWLVQQDTGLYLSCSCAALTEKLCRHQSRALLAISRRTELRIFFDAALRHEKLRDFALPYGLQQEQNLDTYFRVEYANGQNVIRPASANLFPLNREYTLQLQDQFSAGNQGSGIVKRSEDHIMLLVFKQHKYYKHLIIELAEASLTQSGKPKNPVVPVNALEKIWNAVSPAESKFFSAVHLFRNKAADEQPGITIEALKAILKNPLGLPLYRHEAAVSENMTAASLSPLQTGHTLYDLQLQVVKNDPFYELTAELDISGSKCRLEDTSVQFGYFLAAGPSLHLIGNTKLLNVISFLKKHQDKLLIHQSKYHDFRDTVLSRLEESTAIDYAYLPPASLEQLMEHQLDKAPEKLLYLADSGAYVELNPVMRYGDIEIPVLSKKQIYPKGIKTGFRVNRDKEAEIAFTSLVMRQHPYFHEQVEEQLPYFYLHKKHFLDEKWFLDAFEEWQNKGIRIFGFNKLQKNSLNPHKAKITVRILSGTDWFNAEIALQYGNKKASLKQVHKAIRNKSKYVRLGDGTMGILPEEWIEKFRDYFSAGEVTDNHIRIAKVNFRAVGELFEEEVLDNAAKKELALLESKLANLEGMEEAEVPAELNAHLRAYQKQGLSWLNFLDDHRFGGCLADDMGLGKTLQIIAFLLLQRQKRGHTTSLLLVPTSLVFNWKQEIDKFAPSLKVFTHYGPDRNGHTREFGDHELIITTYGTLLSDISFLKDFSFNYIFADESQNIKNPDSQRYQAARLLKSANRIAITGTPVENNTFDLFGQLSFACPGLLGSKQYFKEIYAVPIDQFKDRKRSRELQEKVRPFILRRTKKQVAGELPEKTEMVLFCEMPPEQQKIYTAFEKEFRDYICSKTNEELPKSSVHVLKGLTRLRQICNSPLLLNDEEINVKESGKMNVLLEQLLSKSANHKILVFSQFVSMLDLVKKELEERGIGYSYLCGSTRNREQVVREFQSEDTRRIFLISLKAGGNGLNLTPADYVYLIDPWWNPAVENQAIDRIYRIGQKKNVVAVRLICSGTIEEKIMNLQETKKELFHNLIRKDNLLKLLELR; this is translated from the coding sequence ATGGATCACGTCTATACGATTCCCGGGTTCGATATATCAGCGCTCAATGAAATTTTTGTACAACGGCATAGCGGAGAATCGCTGCCTGTTGAACAAAAAGGATTCCGGGACCTGAATATAGAAAGCATTGGAATTAATTCCGCATTATTCTCGCATTTGGAAGAAGCCGGCAGCATCGAAACCTGGCTGGTCCAGCAAGATACCGGTCTTTACCTCTCCTGTTCCTGCGCCGCACTTACTGAAAAGCTCTGCCGGCACCAGAGCCGCGCGCTGCTGGCAATCAGCCGCAGAACGGAACTCCGGATATTTTTTGACGCTGCCTTAAGGCATGAAAAACTCAGGGACTTCGCTCTTCCTTACGGATTGCAGCAGGAGCAAAACCTGGATACATATTTCCGGGTAGAATATGCTAACGGACAGAACGTCATCCGGCCGGCATCGGCGAACCTGTTTCCCCTGAACAGGGAATATACCCTGCAACTCCAGGACCAGTTCTCTGCCGGAAACCAGGGAAGCGGGATCGTTAAACGTTCCGAAGATCATATAATGCTGCTGGTCTTTAAACAGCATAAATACTATAAGCACCTCATTATAGAACTGGCGGAAGCGTCCCTTACCCAAAGCGGAAAGCCTAAAAACCCGGTAGTACCCGTAAATGCACTGGAAAAAATATGGAATGCGGTCAGTCCCGCTGAATCAAAATTCTTCAGCGCCGTCCACCTGTTCCGGAATAAAGCCGCGGACGAGCAGCCGGGGATCACTATCGAAGCCCTGAAAGCCATCCTGAAAAATCCGCTCGGACTTCCGCTTTACCGCCATGAGGCTGCCGTCTCTGAAAATATGACCGCAGCTTCCCTGAGTCCCCTGCAGACCGGGCATACCTTGTATGACTTGCAGCTGCAGGTCGTTAAAAACGATCCCTTTTATGAACTTACCGCCGAACTGGATATAAGCGGATCAAAATGCCGCCTTGAGGATACGTCCGTCCAATTTGGCTATTTTCTGGCTGCCGGGCCCTCCCTTCACCTGATTGGCAACACAAAGTTGCTGAATGTGATCTCCTTCCTCAAAAAACACCAGGACAAGCTGCTCATTCATCAATCAAAATACCACGATTTCAGGGATACCGTACTTAGCAGGCTGGAAGAAAGCACAGCCATTGATTACGCCTATCTGCCACCCGCCAGCCTTGAACAGCTTATGGAACACCAGCTGGACAAAGCACCGGAAAAACTGCTCTACCTGGCGGATTCCGGAGCCTATGTAGAGCTGAACCCGGTAATGAGATACGGAGATATTGAAATACCGGTCCTGAGCAAAAAACAGATTTACCCTAAAGGCATTAAAACCGGATTCCGGGTAAACAGGGATAAGGAAGCTGAAATAGCTTTTACTTCGCTCGTAATGAGGCAACATCCTTATTTCCATGAACAGGTGGAAGAACAATTACCCTATTTCTACCTCCACAAAAAACATTTCCTGGATGAAAAGTGGTTTCTGGACGCTTTTGAGGAATGGCAGAATAAAGGTATTCGCATATTCGGGTTCAATAAATTGCAGAAGAACAGTCTGAATCCGCATAAAGCAAAAATTACCGTCAGGATCCTGAGCGGCACGGATTGGTTCAATGCTGAAATAGCCTTGCAATACGGAAACAAAAAGGCCTCTTTAAAACAGGTCCATAAAGCCATCAGGAATAAAAGCAAATACGTACGCCTGGGAGATGGAACAATGGGCATTCTACCCGAAGAATGGATAGAAAAGTTCCGGGACTATTTCAGCGCCGGGGAAGTGACGGATAACCATATCCGGATCGCGAAAGTAAATTTCAGGGCCGTTGGCGAACTATTCGAAGAGGAAGTCCTGGATAATGCCGCGAAAAAGGAACTGGCTTTACTGGAGTCGAAACTGGCGAACCTGGAAGGTATGGAAGAAGCGGAAGTTCCTGCGGAGCTGAACGCCCATCTGCGAGCGTACCAGAAACAGGGCCTAAGCTGGCTCAACTTTCTGGACGACCACCGGTTCGGCGGCTGCCTGGCAGATGACATGGGCTTGGGGAAAACGCTTCAGATCATTGCTTTCCTCCTGCTGCAGCGACAAAAACGAGGGCATACTACGAGCTTGCTGCTGGTGCCCACTTCCCTTGTCTTTAACTGGAAGCAGGAGATTGACAAGTTCGCTCCTTCTTTAAAAGTATTCACGCATTACGGGCCGGACAGGAACGGCCATACCAGGGAATTCGGGGATCACGAACTCATTATCACTACCTACGGCACCCTTCTTTCGGATATTTCCTTCCTGAAGGATTTTTCATTTAATTACATCTTCGCGGACGAATCGCAAAATATCAAAAACCCGGATTCGCAACGGTATCAGGCAGCCCGCCTGCTTAAATCAGCGAACAGGATCGCCATTACCGGAACCCCGGTGGAGAACAATACCTTCGACCTCTTCGGACAGCTCTCTTTTGCCTGCCCCGGCCTGCTGGGAAGCAAACAGTATTTCAAGGAGATATACGCCGTCCCCATTGATCAGTTCAAGGACAGGAAACGGTCCAGGGAACTGCAGGAAAAGGTCCGGCCGTTTATCTTGCGGAGGACGAAAAAGCAGGTAGCCGGCGAACTGCCCGAGAAAACCGAAATGGTTTTGTTCTGTGAAATGCCCCCGGAGCAGCAAAAAATATATACCGCTTTTGAAAAAGAGTTCCGGGATTACATTTGCAGTAAAACGAATGAAGAACTCCCCAAAAGCTCCGTTCATGTACTGAAAGGCCTGACCCGCCTCCGGCAGATCTGCAACTCCCCCCTCCTGCTGAACGATGAGGAGATCAACGTTAAAGAATCCGGAAAAATGAACGTTCTCCTGGAGCAGCTGCTCAGCAAATCAGCCAATCATAAGATCTTAGTTTTCTCGCAATTCGTTTCCATGCTGGACCTGGTCAAAAAAGAGCTGGAAGAAAGGGGGATCGGCTATTCCTACCTTTGCGGCAGCACCAGGAACCGTGAGCAGGTCGTCCGCGAATTCCAATCGGAGGACACCAGGCGAATCTTCCTGATCAGCCTGAAAGCAGGAGGCAACGGGTTGAATTTAACGCCAGCCGATTATGTTTACCTGATAGACCCCTGGTGGAACCCCGCAGTAGAGAACCAGGCCATTGACAGGATCTACCGGATTGGCCAAAAGAAAAATGTCGTGGCTGTCAGGCTTATCTGCTCAGGGACCATTGAAGAAAAGATCATGAACCTGCAGGAAACAAAGAAGGAATTGTTTCATAACCTGATCAGGAAAGACAACTTGCTTAAATTACTAGAGCTGCGTTAA
- a CDS encoding YfiT family bacillithiol transferase: protein MESTKTDHLRYPIGPFVRKEQYSGEEINSMIAVIEEAPLRFKLLMEMLPPEDLSKTYRPGSWNVQQLVHHVADIQLLHFLRMKKALTEADYKEVTLIDMDGWAVTPDARDEPVEDSLLMLDGITRRYLFLLRSLTEEQLKIAYYHPVRKYTINQAQAIAMSAWHLEHHLAHISLAVS, encoded by the coding sequence ATGGAAAGCACTAAAACAGATCATCTCCGATATCCTATCGGGCCTTTTGTAAGAAAAGAGCAATATTCCGGGGAAGAAATTAATTCGATGATTGCCGTCATTGAAGAAGCGCCGCTTCGCTTTAAGTTGCTGATGGAAATGTTGCCCCCGGAAGATCTCTCGAAAACATATCGTCCGGGAAGCTGGAACGTGCAGCAGCTCGTTCACCATGTGGCCGATATCCAGCTACTTCATTTTTTACGCATGAAAAAAGCGCTTACGGAAGCCGACTATAAAGAAGTGACGCTTATTGACATGGACGGCTGGGCGGTTACTCCGGATGCACGCGATGAGCCGGTGGAGGATTCCTTACTGATGCTCGACGGAATTACCAGAAGATACCTGTTTTTGCTCCGTTCATTGACCGAAGAGCAATTGAAAATCGCTTATTATCACCCGGTGAGGAAATATACGATCAACCAGGCGCAGGCTATTGCCATGTCTGCCTGGCACCTGGAGCATCACCTGGCACACATCAGTTTGGCGGTTAGCTGA
- a CDS encoding VOC family protein, which produces MNIPKEHQRLMPYFILKGAEKFINFTTAVFGAELIARHQQEGGEGIMHAEIRIGETVIMFAEATEQWPPQTGSIFIYVENADSTYATALREGAVSVMEPADKGYGRSGGVKDPTGVTWWITSL; this is translated from the coding sequence ATGAATATCCCAAAAGAACACCAACGGCTGATGCCCTATTTCATTCTGAAAGGGGCTGAAAAATTTATTAACTTCACTACCGCGGTCTTTGGCGCAGAGCTGATAGCCAGGCACCAGCAAGAAGGAGGCGAGGGCATTATGCATGCGGAGATCAGGATCGGCGAAACGGTCATCATGTTTGCCGAAGCGACCGAACAATGGCCGCCGCAGACCGGCAGTATCTTCATTTACGTGGAAAATGCCGATAGCACATATGCCACCGCGCTACGGGAAGGAGCCGTTTCTGTAATGGAGCCAGCCGACAAGGGATACGGAAGAAGCGGCGGCGTTAAAGATCCAACCGGCGTAACCTGGTGGATCACTTCCCTATAA
- a CDS encoding error-prone DNA polymerase, which produces MDSLRNTYIELQVTSNFSFLRGASHPEELVEQAAACGYPALAITDRNSLAGIVRAYIAAKKHGVRLIPACRLDLADGPGLLAYPTDKEAYSRLSTLLTTGNLRAEKGECRLYKQDVYAHCKGLKLIVVPPAGLTPSFELAPSFQKEVREYREAFGRELYLGADRAYQGDDGKKLFRLSQLSAQLDIPMVALGDVHYHEPGRRELQDILTCIREKCTIHTAGFKLHQNAERYLKPMEEMQRLFRRYPDAIKCTLEIAEACRFSLDSLEYVYPEELTSDGRTPQEELTFLTWKGAAEQFGTEIPEQIRETIGQELAFIERKNYASYFLTVYDYVRFARERKILCQGRGSAANSVVCFCLGITSVNPTKIKLLFARFMSEARDEPPDIDVDFEHERREEVIQYIYEKYGRDRAAIVATVTQERQKGALRDVGKAMGLSVDTVSCLSGAIGGLWDEGINEKRLAEQGFDPGDAQLKKLLELTGQLMGFPRQLGQHTGGFVITQGKLHDLCPIMNARMEGRTCLEWNKDDLEALGFLKVDVLGLGMLTCIRKAFDLAKQHYGLDLTLAGIPQDDQAVYEMISHADTLGVFQIESRAQMSMLPRLRPNNFYDLVIEVAIVRPGPIQGDMVHPYLRRRNGEEPEEYPSEEIRDILKRTKGVPLFQEQAMEIAIVAAGFSPAEADQLRRSMATFKAKGEVSRFRKKMVDGMTAKGYTEEFALRVFRQLEGFGSYGFPESHAASFALLVYVSSWLKCYYPDIFAASLLNSQPMGFYQPAQIVIDARKHGVKVLPVDVNHSCWDHTLEAAAGKYHALRLGFRQIKGMQEEEIKSLISGRAEKYTHVSALRNAGVREATLEKLADADAFRSLGLDRRKALWEVAALAVRPVALFEGQLPEDDAESQVMLPLMTKREHVMHDYASTTLSLKAHPVSFLREKLDLLHVVPTKELGTMKNGMSVKICGLITVRQRPGTAKGVVFITIEDESGFANLVVWEKLFDKYRKEILTARLLMAEGKLQIEGEVIHVVVKRCFNLTKLLSQAGKVIHKGRNFK; this is translated from the coding sequence ATGGATTCTTTGCGTAATACTTATATAGAATTACAGGTCACCTCGAACTTTAGCTTCCTCCGGGGGGCATCTCACCCGGAAGAGCTGGTGGAACAGGCGGCTGCATGCGGGTACCCGGCCCTGGCCATCACCGACAGGAATAGCTTGGCAGGTATTGTTCGTGCTTATATCGCGGCCAAGAAGCACGGGGTACGCTTGATACCGGCTTGTCGCCTGGACCTGGCGGACGGCCCCGGCCTGCTGGCTTATCCTACTGATAAGGAGGCTTACAGCAGGCTTTCAACTTTACTGACCACCGGGAACCTGCGTGCGGAAAAAGGAGAATGCCGGTTATATAAACAGGATGTCTATGCACATTGCAAGGGGCTGAAGCTTATCGTGGTGCCGCCTGCCGGCCTGACCCCTTCCTTCGAACTGGCCCCTTCCTTTCAAAAGGAGGTAAGGGAATACCGGGAGGCCTTCGGCAGGGAGCTTTATTTAGGTGCGGACCGTGCTTACCAGGGAGACGATGGGAAAAAGCTTTTTCGTTTATCCCAGCTTTCAGCGCAGCTGGACATACCTATGGTGGCCCTGGGAGATGTTCATTATCATGAGCCGGGCCGGCGTGAGTTGCAGGATATACTTACCTGCATACGCGAAAAATGCACTATTCATACTGCCGGCTTTAAGCTGCATCAAAATGCGGAGAGATACCTGAAACCCATGGAAGAAATGCAGCGGTTATTTCGCAGGTACCCTGATGCGATCAAGTGTACCCTGGAAATCGCGGAAGCCTGCCGGTTTTCCCTGGACAGCCTGGAATATGTTTATCCGGAGGAATTAACATCGGACGGGCGTACGCCGCAGGAAGAGTTAACCTTCCTTACCTGGAAGGGCGCCGCTGAACAGTTCGGAACGGAAATACCTGAACAGATCAGGGAAACCATCGGCCAGGAACTGGCATTTATCGAACGAAAGAATTATGCTTCTTACTTTCTTACAGTATATGATTATGTCCGCTTTGCGCGGGAACGGAAGATCCTTTGCCAGGGGCGCGGATCTGCCGCCAATTCGGTCGTTTGTTTTTGCTTAGGTATTACATCGGTCAATCCAACGAAGATCAAGCTGCTTTTTGCACGTTTTATGTCCGAGGCTAGGGATGAACCTCCTGATATTGACGTTGATTTCGAACATGAACGGCGGGAAGAAGTGATCCAGTATATTTATGAAAAATATGGCCGGGATCGCGCTGCTATTGTGGCTACGGTTACACAGGAACGGCAAAAAGGCGCTTTACGCGATGTAGGAAAAGCAATGGGATTGTCGGTGGATACGGTGAGTTGTCTTTCCGGCGCTATCGGGGGCTTGTGGGACGAGGGGATCAATGAAAAGCGCCTTGCCGAACAGGGCTTTGATCCCGGGGACGCGCAATTGAAAAAGTTGCTGGAACTCACCGGGCAGCTGATGGGCTTTCCCCGTCAGCTAGGCCAGCATACAGGCGGGTTTGTCATTACCCAGGGAAAATTACATGATCTGTGCCCGATCATGAATGCACGTATGGAAGGCCGGACCTGCCTGGAATGGAATAAGGATGACCTGGAAGCCTTAGGCTTTCTGAAAGTAGATGTGCTGGGTTTGGGAATGCTGACCTGTATCAGGAAAGCGTTTGATCTGGCAAAACAGCATTACGGACTTGACCTTACGCTGGCCGGCATTCCCCAGGATGACCAGGCGGTGTATGAAATGATTAGCCATGCCGATACGCTGGGGGTTTTCCAGATTGAGAGCCGGGCCCAGATGTCTATGCTGCCGCGTCTTCGCCCCAATAATTTTTACGACCTGGTGATTGAAGTAGCCATTGTGCGGCCCGGGCCCATACAAGGTGATATGGTGCATCCTTACCTGCGCCGGCGTAATGGGGAGGAACCCGAGGAATACCCTTCTGAAGAAATCAGGGATATTTTGAAAAGAACCAAAGGAGTGCCCTTATTCCAGGAGCAGGCGATGGAAATAGCCATCGTGGCGGCAGGTTTTAGTCCGGCGGAAGCGGACCAGCTGCGACGGAGCATGGCCACATTTAAGGCAAAGGGCGAGGTTAGCCGTTTCCGGAAAAAAATGGTGGACGGCATGACCGCTAAGGGCTACACGGAGGAATTCGCCCTGCGCGTATTCCGGCAGCTCGAAGGGTTCGGAAGTTATGGGTTCCCCGAAAGCCACGCGGCCTCTTTCGCTTTGCTGGTTTATGTTTCTTCCTGGCTCAAATGCTATTACCCGGATATTTTTGCCGCCTCCCTGCTCAACAGCCAGCCCATGGGATTTTACCAGCCCGCTCAGATCGTGATCGATGCCCGGAAGCATGGGGTTAAGGTTTTGCCGGTGGATGTTAATCATTCCTGCTGGGACCATACATTGGAAGCAGCGGCGGGTAAGTACCATGCCCTCCGCCTGGGTTTTCGACAGATAAAAGGAATGCAGGAAGAAGAGATAAAGTCATTGATTAGCGGGAGGGCGGAAAAATATACTCATGTTTCCGCTCTCCGGAATGCGGGCGTCCGGGAGGCCACGCTCGAAAAGCTGGCCGACGCGGATGCTTTTCGTTCCTTAGGGCTTGACCGGCGAAAAGCCTTATGGGAGGTGGCTGCATTAGCAGTCCGGCCGGTTGCCTTATTTGAGGGGCAGCTGCCGGAAGATGATGCAGAAAGCCAGGTCATGCTGCCTTTAATGACCAAAAGGGAACATGTGATGCATGACTACGCAAGTACCACCCTGTCGCTGAAAGCCCATCCGGTTAGTTTCCTGCGAGAAAAGCTGGACCTATTGCATGTGGTGCCAACAAAAGAATTAGGCACGATGAAAAATGGCATGTCCGTAAAGATTTGCGGGCTGATAACGGTCCGTCAAAGACCCGGGACCGCCAAGGGCGTCGTATTTATCACCATCGAAGATGAAAGCGGATTTGCCAACCTGGTAGTCTGGGAAAAGCTTTTCGATAAATACCGGAAGGAAATCCTTACCGCCCGCTTGCTGATGGCAGAGGGTAAACTGCAGATTGAAGGCGAGGTGATCCATGTGGTTGTCAAACGCTGTTTTAACCTGACCAAGTTATTGTCACAGGCAGGCAAAGTCATCCATAAAGGGCGAAACTTTAAATAA